DNA from Chryseomicrobium sp. FSL W7-1435:
AGTTTCATCTTTCTAAGTATAGCGAAATTGGGACGCACTGCCTATACTGTTCACAGCTTTGTGCAATTCAAAATCAAAAAAGCCGCCTCACAAGGAAGCGGCTGTAGCCTATAAGAATTCTGCTTGAAGAGCTTCGAATTGTTCTTGGCTCATCGTTAGGTTTTCTTCGACAAGAGGAGTTTGAGAATAGTCCGTTAGACGCTCCTGGTATGAAGCCGTCTCTTGATCTTGGTAAATGATACCCGTCACTAGACCTTCTGTTTCCATTACAACCTGCATCGCTTGCTCACGATTTGTTGAGTCGTAATCTTCACGCTCAGAAAGCTTTACAAGATTTTCTTTAAACCAGTCATACGTATTGATTTTATTGTACGTTACACAAGGGCTGAAAACATTAATGAATGCAAACCCTTTATGCTTGATACCTGCTTCAATAATTGCAGTTAGTTCTTTAATGTCTGAAGAGAATCCTTGAGCAACAAACGTAGCACCTGCTGAAAGTGCCATTTCCATTGGTTTCAATGAAGGTTCAATCGCACCACCAGGAGTTGACTTTGTTTTAAATCCAGCCGCAGAGCGTGGTGATGTTTGTCCTTTTGTTAACCCGTAAATTTGATTGTCCATTACAATGTAAGTGATATCAATATTACGTCGAATTGAGTGAATGGTATGCCCCATCCCAATGGCAAAGCCATCCCCATCTCCACCTGAAGCAATAACGTGCAAATCACGATTAGCCATTTTAAGACCTTGAGCTATTGGAAGCGCACGTCCATGAATCCCGTGGAAACCATATGAATTAATATAGCCAGAAATACGACCTGAGCAACCAATTCCCGAAACTACAGCGAGTTCATGGGGCTCAATACCGACATTGGCTGCCGAACGTTGAATAGCTGCTTGGACAGAAAAATCGCCACAGCCGGGACACCAGTTAGGTTTCACATTATTACGAAAATCTTTAAAAGTCGCCATTTACAGCATCTCCTTCACTTGATTCTCGAGCTGACGCGGTAAGAATGGCGTGCCATCATAACGCAGTACATTCTTAATCTTTTGATGCCCACCAACATTCATTTTGATAATCGACGCCAGTTGCCCAGTTGCGTTATTTTCAACAACGAACACCTGTTTAGCCGACTCAATAAGGGCGTGCATCTCTTCAGCTGGGAAAGGTTGTATTAATCGAATATGAGCATGATTCGTTGAAATTCCTTGCTCGTTCAATGAACTTTGTAATTCTTCTAATACACCACGTGTTGAATTGAATCCTACTACTAATACATCAGGATTTTCATGTGGCGTGTTTGTGTAGATAGGTTGATCAAACTGAATGGCTTGAAGCTTCTTCATTCGTTTATCCATTTGA
Protein-coding regions in this window:
- a CDS encoding 2-oxoacid:ferredoxin oxidoreductase subunit beta, producing MATFKDFRNNVKPNWCPGCGDFSVQAAIQRSAANVGIEPHELAVVSGIGCSGRISGYINSYGFHGIHGRALPIAQGLKMANRDLHVIASGGDGDGFAIGMGHTIHSIRRNIDITYIVMDNQIYGLTKGQTSPRSAAGFKTKSTPGGAIEPSLKPMEMALSAGATFVAQGFSSDIKELTAIIEAGIKHKGFAFINVFSPCVTYNKINTYDWFKENLVKLSEREDYDSTNREQAMQVVMETEGLVTGIIYQDQETASYQERLTDYSQTPLVEENLTMSQEQFEALQAEFL